CGGTTCCGGTGATGCTGTGGGTTTTGCGCGGGTAGAGCATCAAGTCAAACTTTTTACCCGAGTTGATCAGCGCCTGCGTCATCTGCATCGTATTCTGCATGTGTACATTGTCGTCGCCGGTGCCGTGTGCAATCAGCAGGCTGCCATGCAAATGAGCGGCGTAATGCACTGGAGAGCTTTTCTTATAGCTCTCCTCAAACTGCTGCGGCAGCCCCATATAGCGTTCGGTGTAGACGGAATCGTAATCGTGCCAGTCGGTGACTGGGGCCACCGCAACTCCTGCACTAAAGCGGTCGGAGTGGGTCAGCGCATATAAGGTCATGTATCCGCCGTAGCTCCAGCCCCACCAGCCCAGGCGCGATTCATCCAGTTGCGGGAACTGTGCCAGCGCCTGGTCGAGGGCGGCGAGTTGGTCTTTCAACTCGACTTCGCCGAAATTGTGACGTAAAGCCGCCGCGAATTTCTGTCCGCGATTTCCCATCCCGCGATTGTCAACCCGCAAAATTGCAATGCCTTCCCGCACTAAAATTTGATCAAAGAGGGAATCGGTTCCTCCCCAGGCGTCGCGCGCGCGCTGGGCGTGCGGCCCACCGTAAGGATTCATGAGCACCGGCGCTTTACCTTGTAGATTAGGTGGCATGAGCAGCAGTCCATGCAGCACAGTCCCATCTTCCGCCTGGAAATCAACAAATTTGGGCGGAACAAGTTTGTACTCTTTCAGGCTATGTGGTTCCCAGAAAGCCTGACAGCTTCCATCGGCGCCGCATAACGACTCTCGCGGCGGAGTCATGAGGGCAGAGAAGGTGTCTACATAATGCATGGCGTCTCCGGCGAATTCCGGAGTATGCGTACCGTCTTCTTTTGAGATGCGATTTAACCCGCTACCGTCGAGCTGCACCGAGTAGAGCTGGCTTTGCCGGTCGTCATCTTTATTAGCGGTGAAATAAACGTTATGCGTGGAGTCATTGACTGCGATCAGGTTTTGCACTTCGTAATTGCCGCTTGTAAGCTGACGCTCCAGAGTGGCCTGCCCATTCAGTGGACTCGATGCATTGAAGCTATAGAGATAAAGATGCGTATGGCCGTCGCGCCAGCTTCCCCAGAGAAATTCGTTCCCCGATTTCAACAATCGGAAATCGTCGTTCACCTCAACCCAGTTCTCGCTGGTCTCGCTAAGAACTAGCTTCGATCTGCCCGATTCAACATCTATGAAATAAAGATTCAATATGTTCTGCGCGCGGTTGAGCACTTGGACGTAAAGAATGCCATCACGTACCCATCCGAAGCGGGGGATATAGATGTCCTCAGCTCCACCGATTCCCGGCGCCGGCAGCACTTCTTCCACGTTCTTCTGTCGCGGAATATCAATCCATTTCACTTTGCCTCCCGAGGCGCCCACCACGGCCACACGCACAGCCGGATTAGGGTCTCCTGCCTTGGGATATTTCTGGAAGTCCATGATGGGATGCGTGGGAATAAAGTCTTCAATGGGATACGTTGGCACCGGGGTTTCATTCATCTGTAAAAAAACAATCTGCTTGCCGTTCGGTGACCAGAAGTAATTGCTGCGGACATCCAGCTCTTCGGCATAAACCCAGTCAACCTCGCCATTGAGAACATTGGGATCTTTGTCTTGCGTGAGCTGGAACTCAACGTCGCCTGATATGGGATGAACACGCAAATTATGTTTGCGCACATAAGCCACACGTGACCCGTCCGGAGAAAACTTGGGATCATAGGCCAGATCGTCTTCTGAGGTCAGCGGAACACCCGTGTTGGTATCCAGGCTGTAGAACCAGAGTTGGCCGTGCGAGTCAAAAAGCAGATGTTTGGAATCCGGGGCCCAATGATATCCGGCAACGCCATAGCGCAAGCGTCGCTCTAATTCGCGCTCGCTCCTGACCTTGTAATCAGGGGGAGAGAGCGAGGCCAGCCTGTCCTGCGTAACCAGAACTGCCGGCTTGCCTTCACTCACATCAACATACCAAAGCTGGCCATTCGCGCCGCTGTCGTCCCGCAGGATGTAAGAGATCTTTTTGCTGTCAGGGCTCCATTGCAGCGCCTCAGGCAAGCGTCCAATTAATCCGACGCCATCGAAGATTTTTTCTATGGTCAGCTCTTGCCCACCGGCAGTAGCGGGTATTCCCTGAGCTGCTGCGAATGTTGCCAGTGATAAAAGGCAGCCAATAATTAGTCGCTTCAAGAGCGATTACCTCGGTCCCCTGATGTCATCCTGAGCGCTGGAAACCCAAAGGAATCCTGGGGCAGTATTTTGTTCTGATGAATGCAAGAATACTCGTACGTCTGAACGGCCTCTAAGTTTACTTTGACTCAGCCGATTAGGCTACCCGCTCGTTCCAAAATTAATTTACTACTTTTGCTCCGTCTGATCTTCCACCATCGCCGTTACAATCTGGTCAATGACCTCGCGGGCGCGCCCGTTTTTAAGAGCGTGGTTGTTCACCATGATTGAGAACGCCAGATTTTTGCCGCTCAGCGTGGTCGCATAACCCGAGAGGGCACTCACATGGTTTATAGTGCCGGTTTTCGCTCGCACGTGATTTGCTACGTCTGTACCCTTCCAGCGGTCGGCAAGCGAGCCGTCTATACCGGCAACTGGCAGGGTGTCCTGGAATTTAGCGGACCACGTCTGCTTTGCCGCGTATTGCAAAAGCTTCACTACCCCCGCTGGAGCAACCAGGTTCTCGCGCGAAAGGCCGCAACCATCGTGAAGATCATATTCCTCCGGCAAAAGCCCTGCCTGGGTCAGCAAGTTCTGCTCGATCTTTAATCCTGTTTCCGTGTTCCCAATGCCGCCGCTGGTTTTTCCAATCAGGCGCAATGTCATCTCGGCATGTAGGTTCTGGCTGGTCTTGTTGGTGACGCGAATATCTTCTATTAAGGGCAGGGAATCATAGGTCGCGAGCCCCTGGGAAAAGTGGTTGCCGAGGGACAGCGAGGAAGTCGCGCCCAGCGTGGGTAGCGATGCAGCCGGAACCTCTTCGTTCATTATGCTGGTTTGCGACGTATGCTGCGCTCGGGTGTGACCATAAATCACAATGCCGTGTCTGCTCAGGATTTCGTAAAACAATTGCGCTGCATAGTCTGCTGGATCTTCGGCCGCCAGCTCCTGGTGGTCGGGTCCATCATTGACTGTTACCGTTCCCCATACAGTTACCGTGTGCGAACCCTGATCACGATGCACGCCAATCTTGTGCGTTCCGCCTGTGGCAACCGTGACGATGCGGTTGTCCACTTTGTAGTATGCAGTCGGCGGGTCAAGCGTGACAAAAGCGCGGTCACCCGATCTTTCTCCCGGCAGAATGTTCAGGAAAATAAGATTGTCATTGATGGTGAGCGCCGAAACCGGGGCCCCATATCCCCACTGC
The nucleotide sequence above comes from Terriglobales bacterium. Encoded proteins:
- a CDS encoding S9 family peptidase, encoding MKRLIIGCLLSLATFAAAQGIPATAGGQELTIEKIFDGVGLIGRLPEALQWSPDSKKISYILRDDSGANGQLWYVDVSEGKPAVLVTQDRLASLSPPDYKVRSERELERRLRYGVAGYHWAPDSKHLLFDSHGQLWFYSLDTNTGVPLTSEDDLAYDPKFSPDGSRVAYVRKHNLRVHPISGDVEFQLTQDKDPNVLNGEVDWVYAEELDVRSNYFWSPNGKQIVFLQMNETPVPTYPIEDFIPTHPIMDFQKYPKAGDPNPAVRVAVVGASGGKVKWIDIPRQKNVEEVLPAPGIGGAEDIYIPRFGWVRDGILYVQVLNRAQNILNLYFIDVESGRSKLVLSETSENWVEVNDDFRLLKSGNEFLWGSWRDGHTHLYLYSFNASSPLNGQATLERQLTSGNYEVQNLIAVNDSTHNVYFTANKDDDRQSQLYSVQLDGSGLNRISKEDGTHTPEFAGDAMHYVDTFSALMTPPRESLCGADGSCQAFWEPHSLKEYKLVPPKFVDFQAEDGTVLHGLLLMPPNLQGKAPVLMNPYGGPHAQRARDAWGGTDSLFDQILVREGIAILRVDNRGMGNRGQKFAAALRHNFGEVELKDQLAALDQALAQFPQLDESRLGWWGWSYGGYMTLYALTHSDRFSAGVAVAPVTDWHDYDSVYTERYMGLPQQFEESYKKSSPVHYAAHLHGSLLIAHGTGDDNVHMQNTMQMTQALINSGKKFDLMLYPRKTHSITGTEVRRHLFNKIKDHFETYLLKAGR
- the dacB gene encoding D-alanyl-D-alanine carboxypeptidase/D-alanyl-D-alanine-endopeptidase, translating into MRVGCSKAPQGLKPKPDETFNGTAKAVLLRKQYTALFCWALIFWALLVFLPGALGADSGKSGRKSSNPLPGKIAPILAQPDLNRSFWGIQIVSLDDQRVLYSLNAEKLFVPASNTKLFTTITAMALLGPDYRFHTTVEASAPLDKYGRIDGDVILVGRGDPNLSGRSLPYALKTERTQPTTVALENLADQLVKAGVKYIDGDVVADDSYYVDEPYGAGWAQDDLQWGYGAPVSALTINDNLIFLNILPGERSGDRAFVTLDPPTAYYKVDNRIVTVATGGTHKIGVHRDQGSHTVTVWGTVTVNDGPDHQELAAEDPADYAAQLFYEILSRHGIVIYGHTRAQHTSQTSIMNEEVPAASLPTLGATSSLSLGNHFSQGLATYDSLPLIEDIRVTNKTSQNLHAEMTLRLIGKTSGGIGNTETGLKIEQNLLTQAGLLPEEYDLHDGCGLSRENLVAPAGVVKLLQYAAKQTWSAKFQDTLPVAGIDGSLADRWKGTDVANHVRAKTGTINHVSALSGYATTLSGKNLAFSIMVNNHALKNGRAREVIDQIVTAMVEDQTEQK